The genomic interval GCTCTGGCAGTCCTACGCCGAAGCACTGGCAGACGGCCTGACCGTCTCCCCAGCCGTCAACAGCTGGGTCGGGACGTATCCGGTGGCGCTCCAACCTCCGCCGGATCCTGAGACGCGTACGGTTGTGCAGTCCGCCATCTGGCGCACCGTCTCCGGCGCGGGCCAGGGCTTCCAGCTTCGCCAGCCCATCCCCAACGGCAGCTACGACGTGTACGTCACGTTCGGCGAGAACTACCGAGACTACTACCGGGCGCTCGACGTGCGGCTGGAGGGTTCCACGGCGGCCACCAATCTCGGCAGCCTGCCGGTCGGCGGCTGGGCCAGGTACGGCCCCTACCGCACGACCGTCGCGGACGGCCTGCTCAACATCGACGTGGTGCGCGGTGCGCGCGGCGACCCGCACCTGATGGGCCTTGAGATCTACTACGCCACGTCGGCCGGTGCCACACCTACGCCGACCGTTACCCCGACACTGGATGCCAGCACGACGGCTACGGTGGTCACCCTGACCCCGACCCAGACGCCGACGCTGGTGGTCAACCCTGGCGGATCGAGCTACGCCCGAGGGATCAACCTGGGCGGGGCCTCGGTCACGCTCAACGGGCTGCGCTGGCACTCCTATGCCGAGGCGCTGGCAGACGGCCTGACCGTCTCAAGCGTCAACAGCTGGACCGGCGTCTATCCGAAGCCGCTCCAGCCAGCGCCGAGCGCCGAGGCTCGCCAGATCGTCGAGTCCGCCATCTGGCGCACCGTGTCTGGAACCGGTCAGGGCTTCCAGCTTCAGCAGTTCATCCCCAACGGCAGCTACGACATCTACGTCACCATGGGTGAGAACTACCGCGACAACTACCGGGCACTCGATCTTCGACTGGAGGGCGCCACCGCGGCGACCGATCTCGGCAGCCTGCCGGTCGGCGGCTGGGCCAGGTACGGCCCCTACCGCACGACGGTGACGGACGGCCTGCTCAACATCGACGTGGTGCGCGGTACGCGCGGCGATCCTCACCTGATGGGGCTGGAGATCTACGGCGCGGACAGCGGGGCGCCAACGCCCACGGTCAGCGTCGCCACGAGCCTGACGGCCACCCCGAGCGTCACGTCAACCCAGACCGTCACGTCAACCCAGACCGTCGCGCCAACCGTGGCGACCGCCACCGGCACGGCGACCGCCACGCTCACTGTGGCGACCTCGGCCACCCTCACGCCAGTGGCCACCCTCACGCCGACACTCGCCGAGACGCCGGTCAACCCGGGCGGTCCCGGTCCAGCTCCCGCCCTGTTCCGCGCCGTCAACCTCGGCGGGGTGTCGGTCACGCTGGCCGGGCAGCGGTGGCATGCCTACACCGAGGCCCTGGCCGACGGTTTGGCTGTCTCGCCGACCGTGAATAGCTGGACCGGGACGTACCCTGTCGCCCTGCAGCCGGCTCCGAGTGCTGAGGCCCGCCAGATCCTGCAATCCGCCATCTGGCGCACCGTCTCCGCGACCGGCCAGGGCTTCCAGCTCCAACAGGCGCTTCCGAGCGGCAACTACGAGGTCTACGTCACGATGGGCGAGAACTTCCGTGCCAACTACCGCTCGCTCGATCTCAGGTTGGAGGGGTACACGGCGGCGACCGGGCTTGGCGATCTGCCCCTGGGCGGCTGGCAGCGCTACGGGCCGTTCCCGGTCAAGGTGACAGATGGCGTCCTCAACATCGACGTGGTGCGCGGGCTTCGCGGTGATCCCCACCTGATGGGGCTGGAGATCTACAGCGTGGCGGGCGACGCGCCGCCCGCCATGGTCACCACCTCCGTGCCCGTCACCGCCACGCCCACGCCCCCGGTTGCGCCGACGGTGACCGTCACTGCGAGCGCCGCCGCGACCGTCGCGCCGACGCTCACGCCAACGCCGGCAGTCGCCGCGACGCCGACCCCGCCGGCAACCTCGACAGTTGCCCCGCCAACCCCGACATCAGTGCCGCCGACCCCAACATCCGCACCGCCGACGGCGACGCCAATTCCGCCCACCGACACGCCGGTGCTGCCGACTGCCACCCCGACCTCGCCGTCGCCGTAGCGCTTGCATCTCAGGGTGCAGGAGCAGCCGAGCCATTCCGCCTTCCCGCTCCCGCGCACAGGGTTCAGAGGGGGACAGTCTTGCGCTGGCGACCCCTGGTCGTCGCAGGTCGATACGCATCCGGACAGGTCATCCTGAGTACATGTCATCCTGAGTACATGTCATCCTGAGTACATGTCATCCTGAGTACATGTCATCCTGAGCTTGCGAAGGATCTCACCCGCTGATGTTCAAGCATCGCGTCAGCGGGTGAGATCCTTCACTTCACTCGCACGCTCGTTCCGTTCAGGATGACATGTACTCAGGATGACATGTACTCAGGATGACAGGGGAACTCGCAGACCTGACTGTGATTCTGCCGCTGGTCACGCCGTTGAAACTATCCGACCATGCGACCTGTGCGCGGGAGCAGGGACGACGCAAGCGCCGATCACGCCACGGCGGCGTTCCTATCGCAGGCGGTAGATCCGCGCGTAGTCCACGCCGCCAATCGTGACGACGGCTGCTGGCCGCTGATTCAGGAGCTGCCGGGGCGTCAGGCGGCGCTGCCGGGCGTGCACGTAGTCCACAAAGTAGTCGGCCTGGGCCAGTTGCCGATCCGACACCACTGGCCCAGGCGCGTGCGCGCCGAAGTTGACCCGCAACGGCGACCAGATCGCCGTGGTCACCGGTCGCCCGCCCGCCAGCTCGCGGATCTTCGCGCCGGCCACGTCCAGGCCGTCGCCCCACCCGACCGGGATCGCCTGCTCGGCGGTGCGCACCCCCCCGACCAGCGGATTGTAGGCTGCCAGCGGATAGCGCCCGGCCAGCAAGATCGGCCAGACCTGGACGGCAAACGCGACCAGCCCGGCCGCCAGCAGCCCGGCCGCCATGCCCGCCGGCTGGGCGGATACGCCCATCGCTCCGGCCGGTGCGCTCGTCGCTCCAGCCGGTGCGCCCGGCCGCGCTGCCCCGCGACGCAGCCGTGTCAGCCATGCGGGCAGTCTCCGGCCAAGCTCCAGCCAGCCGATGGCCGCCAGGATGCCGAGCACCGGCAACACCGGCAGCAGGTAGCGATCCACCTTCTTGGCAGCCACCGTCAGGAGCAGCAAGAACAGGGCGACGTACCCCACGAGCGGCCAGATCGCCCGCCGCGGTGGCACGGCCGCGCCGAACACGAACAGCAGGAGCAGGCCCAGCATCGTGGCGGGACCAATGCGCACCAGGAGCGCCACGGGGTAAAACAGCGGCCCCGGCTCCTCGACGGGTTGCCCGAGCAGGAAGTTGCCCGGAGCATGCGGCGTGTTCCCCAGGCTCACGCTGAACGCAATCGCCCGCACGACGGTGCTGACCGGCGCGAACCACGCCGCCGGCCAGACTGCCCAGATCACCAGCCCGGCGGCCAGCAGCCAGACGCCGCCGATCCGCACCGGCAGCAGCCACCAGCGGGCCGGGCTGCGCGCTCTCCAGGCCAGCCAGCCGGCCAGGAGCGCCAGCAGGGGGACCATCGGGCCGGCGAACAGCGCCGTCGTCTTGGTCAGGAACGCCAGCCCGAAGGCCGCCCCGCTCAGGATCGTCCAGCCGACCTCCGCACGAGCGTTGTAGCGGGAGCCGTCCGGCCGGCCGCTCGCCGTGCCGACCGGCAGGCTGCTCGCCGTCCTGATGCCCAGGCCGCACGCCAGCAGCAGCGCCAGCAACGACACGCTCAGCAAGCCGGACAGCAGCCCATCCATCCCGACGATGGGGCCGACGCCCGCCCAGAACGGCTCGGCCGTCAGGAGCAGGCCGGCCGTCAGCCCGATGGCCCGGCCCATGAGCCGCCCGACGAGCGCCGCCGCCAGCGCGACCAGCCCGGCTTGCAGCACGGCAAACGGCGCCCGCGCCCGTTCGAGCGCCGGCAAGAAATCAGGGACGGCGGTCACGTCAGCCGAGCCGCTGGCTCGCTCGAATGGCTGCGCGCGGCCGAGCCCCAGTGCAGCGGTCGTCAGCCACATCACGGTGACGCCCGGGTGACCGGTCAGGTAGGTGCGCTGCCAGGCGCCCATCGCCAGCCCGTGCGCGAACGTCCCAGTCCGGGCGATCCACTGATCCTCGTCCTCGGTGACCGCGCCGCCGAGGCCGATCAGCCGCGTCAGCAGCGCGGCTACGAAGACCAGGCCGAGCATGGCCGTGTACCAGCGGCCCCGCAATCCCGGCACGGACAACTCGGACACTGGCGCGCCGTCAGCATGCGCTGATGCATTCCCGGGCGACGCAATGATGACAGGAGCATGAAGGCCGGCGGGCACGGCGTCGCCCGTTTCCGCGATGCTTAGATCCGAGGGCTGCGCGCCGCTGGACGCGTGCCCACCTGACCCGTCAGGCTCCGATACGTGGCCCGCGCCGAACTGGATTCCCACTCCGCAATCGTATCACCCGCGCCGCGCGTCCCGAGCGTCTGGGATCGTCTTGGGCTGGCGAGCATGCCTGCCAGCCTGCTCTGCGTTCTGCTCCTGGCCTCCGTGGTGCGGGCGGCCGGCCTGCCAGTCGTCCAGGGCACGATGGGGCGCGACGAGGCCCGCCTGGCGCTCGCCGCGAAAGGCATCGTGGAGCACGGCCTCCCGATCCTGCCGGACGGCTTCCTCTACACGCGTGGCCTGCTCCCGGCCTACCTGAACGCGCTGACGTTCGTGACCGTTGGGCAGACGGATCAGGCGACTCGGCTCACGGACCTGATCTTCGCCACGCTGCTCGTCGCCTCGGTCTACTGGCTGGGCCGGCTGGCGGGCGGACACCGCCCGGCGATCGTCGCCGCCGCGATCGTCGCCTTCTCGCCGCCGCTGGTCTTGCAGGCCCGCGAGGCGTGGCTCTACTCGTCGTTCCTGTTCTGGCTCACGATGGCCCTCGGCTGGCTCGTGCGAGACCGGCCCGGTGACCGCCTGCGGGCCGGTCTGGCAGCCACGGCAGCGGTCTTCTCCCACGAGCTTGCGGTACTGCTCTTGCCGGCCGCGCTGCTGCTCGATCTGGGTCGCTGGTGGGAGGCACGCCGGCTGCGGCAGCGGGGCAGCCCCATCGCGCATCCGTGGCCGGCCTCCTGGCACGCCGTGCTGTTGTTCTGGGGCCTGGCACTGGGAAGCGTCACGATTGTCGGGCTGCTCTCGCTGGCGCTCCGCGCCCCGACCCTCGGCGGCTCGACCGGCGAGTTCCGCGAGTATCTGCGGCTGAGCCTGGACCCGCGCGGCGTCGAGCTGAGCCTGGGCATCCTGGGCGGCTGGCATGGCTGGCTGCTGCCAGCGGCGGCGCTGGCGCTGCCGCTTTCGCGCCCGGGCTGGCGGGCGCTGCTGGCTGGGCGCGGCGTCATGCCCTGCCTGCTGATGGTGCTGGCCGTGGTTGGCTTCAACAGCTTCGGGCTGGTGCGGCGCGGCGAGTCGCGTTACATGCTGGCAGCGCTGCCGTTCCTGGCCGTGGTCGCGGCGGCGGCTGTGGCCCGGGCCGGGCCAGTCATCGTCTCGGCGCTGGCCGGCGTCCGGCGGCTCGGGAAGGCGCGCCACCTAATCCAGATCGGGCTGCTCGTCGGGCTGCTGGTCTTCAGCCTGGACCCTGGCCGCCTGCTGGCCGATGCGCGCTCGCGGGCCGTCTCCAGCACCTGGGTCCAGGCGATGGCCGGCCGTCAGCCTGCGGACGTGGTGGTCAGCTTCGCCCCGACGCTGACCAGCCACTACCTCGGACGAACGGACTACTGGCTCCGCGGTGAAGGCTACGCGAAGTACGTCTGGGCAGACCGTACGCCCTTGCGGGACGTGCATACCGGGGCGACGGTCCTGCGGAACGTCGCGGAGGTCGAGCGACTCCTGCTCCAGCCGAACGCCGGACGGACCGTCTGGGTGGTCCTGGCCGGCGATCCTGCCGCCGAGACCTCCCGCGCGATGCGGGAGATGGCGCAGCAGTTGACGTCGTTCGCCGTCGAGATGCGCCGCCCGGGCGATGGCCGCGTCGTGCTGCGCATCCAGCTGTGAGCGAGATTCCCCTCACCCCCGGCCCCTCTCTTCCTACCATGGAGCCTCTCGGCTACGCGGCTCTCCACGGCCCTCAAGGGGAGAGGGGAGCAATCGGCGCGTACCTGCTGGCTAACCGAGGGTGTCCTTGACCTCGCGGATGCGCGCGATGTGCTCCGCTGGCCCCTTCAAGCCGCCGTTCATCGTGTTGATCGTGATGTGCGTCGCCCCGAGCGACTTCCACTCCTCGTAGGTGGCGCGCCAGTCGTCCGGAGCGCCGGTGCCGGCGTTGATGCGCGCCTCGATGCCGTACCCCTCCCACGGCTTCCCAGCCGCCTCGCGCCAGCCGCGCATCCGCTCCAGGGTCGCGGGCCAACCGCCCTCCAGTGGCCGCTGCGGGAAGAAGCCATCCGCCACCTCGGCG from Chloroflexota bacterium carries:
- a CDS encoding glycosyltransferase family 39 protein, encoding MPASLLCVLLLASVVRAAGLPVVQGTMGRDEARLALAAKGIVEHGLPILPDGFLYTRGLLPAYLNALTFVTVGQTDQATRLTDLIFATLLVASVYWLGRLAGGHRPAIVAAAIVAFSPPLVLQAREAWLYSSFLFWLTMALGWLVRDRPGDRLRAGLAATAAVFSHELAVLLLPAALLLDLGRWWEARRLRQRGSPIAHPWPASWHAVLLFWGLALGSVTIVGLLSLALRAPTLGGSTGEFREYLRLSLDPRGVELSLGILGGWHGWLLPAAALALPLSRPGWRALLAGRGVMPCLLMVLAVVGFNSFGLVRRGESRYMLAALPFLAVVAAAAVARAGPVIVSALAGVRRLGKARHLIQIGLLVGLLVFSLDPGRLLADARSRAVSSTWVQAMAGRQPADVVVSFAPTLTSHYLGRTDYWLRGEGYAKYVWADRTPLRDVHTGATVLRNVAEVERLLLQPNAGRTVWVVLAGDPAAETSRAMREMAQQLTSFAVEMRRPGDGRVVLRIQL